Genomic DNA from Pseudorasbora parva isolate DD20220531a chromosome 17, ASM2467924v1, whole genome shotgun sequence:
ttacACTCCTATGCACTGATAAATGACTCTGCTTGTCCTCTGTAAGCATAGCATGCTTTGGTGATTTGTTTTTAGTCAAAAAGGCAGACGGCATACAGAGAAGACTGATGATGTCCCTGTGGTCTCCCTAATGTAAGTGCTATTTGAAGGGGAATGTCAGCTTAAACAAATCTTAGGCCCCTAAATGGCCATAAAGGGACAAAAACAGACTAAGTATAATGTTTTGAAATGCTCTTCATAATGCCGCTTAAGTAGTTTGGTTCTACTTTAGGGTTCACTTACCTTAGTGTAAAATTGTGTGCTATATTGTAAGCatacttgtgtaactttaatgttAGTGTAAGTAGATGTCGTCAAATAATTTTACATCCTTAATGTGACATTTCCAAGtaaaacattatattttataacattatgtATAACTTGGCATTCCATACATTACTAAAATGGTTATTTtctcaccttcatgtcattccaaacctgtatggaaGATGTTTCTTTTGTTTCACAGAGGAAAGTTGCTCTACAGATTTAGAGTAAcgtgaaggtgagtaaatgaggacagactttacattttgatgagctattcttttattttttcagaACTCTATAATGTTTTGTCCTTATGGGACATCCCAAATGGAATCTGTCCTCATTTTCTGATGTAAATTCATATTTAAACATTGGGTACACTCTTAACTGAAAGCTTTATTAGTTTAgccaacatttttgtttttgtgagaaTGCACAGAGAAGTATAATGTCTCTATAAGGGGACAATAGTGTTTGTTCTGACTGATGAAGATGAAAACAGACCCTAACCACTAAGGATGGGTGTAGAGAGAGTTCAGCAAACAGGTGCATCCTGGTAAGGCATCGTGACTGAGGAAATGTGCCTACTTTGAACTAAACGTGCGTTTGTGAGCTCAGCTGCACTTTGTACTTTTTTCCTGGCAGGAAAGACATAATTCCAAAGACACACtcctgcatctgtgagagtgtttAACTTTTGGGTTATGCACACCTATAAATGGTGTATATAATTTGGTCCTGCTCACTCTGAGTTGACTGTTCCTCCTAATTTGTAACATTGTTTATGCTGTTAGTGGTGTCAGACATAAGAGAATGAGTTTAGAAGAGAGCAGATGGATACGCTGTGTGTTTTTGTCCTGAAAGTCCCAAACACATCTGTGCTTCTGGTCTGCCAGTGGTTACAATCAGAGAGAAAAACATCCATTTCTGAAGTATAATAAGCTGATGTCATTCACTGGCTGAGCtttgacacacatacacagtgtCTAAAGCAGACCAGATGAGATCATTCACAGGTATTAGAAGGAGAACAAAGGAAATGAGAGGCATCCTGTGCCTGCAGCATCTGCTTTTTCCTGCCATTCAGACAGCGGTCTGTCTGCACTCTACCAGGAATACTACCAGGGATGTGTCAGAAAAACAGACATCTGCATTAATGATCAAATCTGACATCTGAACTTTTCTAGAAATctttctttttgtctgtgtgtgtaggcTGGATTCGAGCTGGTGTCGGTAGATGGAGAGTCCCTTCAAGGTGTCACACACCAGCACGCGGTGGACGCCATTCGGAGGGCTTTCAGTAACAAGGCCAAAGACCCAATGGAGTTCATCGTCAAAGTTCCCAAGAACCCAAGAGACTGACTGACAGCATCCTGATACctaatgtgtttgtgtttaaggCCCCGATATACTCACGGCAAagctcttttttttattcttcactCAAGCCCTGTTTACCcttggtattaagatgcgttttcgtcgatcggatcacaagtggatgATGCTAAGTACAGGTGTAAGCATGGTCTGAAACGTTTTGAGTGGACACTTGACCACTTCCTTTCGTTCTGTAAACGCTCCGTGCAAAAGACAGGCTACTCTCCACCTACTGACCTAACGTGTAAACTTTATGGTAAGTGCGCTAGCCAAACGGGATTTAAACATTGTCTGCTGAAGACCCATGTTtgatttgaagaaaaaaaaaacacaatgttcTTTCACCATTCCTAATTTCTAACATGCACTCACAGCGTTTGAAGTGGTATTATGGATATCAGAGCAGAAACAAAAGCTGCTGCTCTGTTTTTACCGTGCTaattttgtccattagatcaaaagatctgaaaaacaCATACCTGCCCATAGACCTTTCCCTTCAATAAATCAGGACAGAATGAGTtaaaaagtggacaaaagagacaaaACACAAATGACAGCGGTGAGAAAACAGCAGTTAAGAAAATATCTGGTTATAGGAATGTGGATATGTTTGCACATGCTCTGCAATTCGGCACTCCTAACAAGTCACATCTCGTTTATTAATAGCACTTTATGCAATAGATTGCTTTAAAgcaagcagcttcacagtattAAACTCAGAAAAGTGTTACTTTCACTTTTAGAATCTCAACTTCAATTTCAGCTATTTAGCCACTCTGCAGTGTGTTCATTTGACTTGATGGACTTCCACTGAACAGAAGAAATGGACCAGAGAGGATTTCCAAGTCAAAGAAGGCAGAGCTACAAGCCACACCTACCTATTATGTAATCGTCATGGACCAATGGTGGATCAAAGGCGTTTACCAGCCAAAGCGAACTTTCCCGGAGAGTTCACTTTGGCAAGCTGTTTCAAATTTCAGAAACAAAATCCAAACAAACTAAGTTTTCGGTCTGATTTTGTTTGAAATTACGTCACACGTTCATTCTTTGATTTCGCTAGAAGTATATTGGGGCCTTGATGCTGCTGGGTATAGGGTGCATGCTTGGTTTGGAAGAGAAATCATGCCATCATGTTCAGTGGGGTTTGAGGTGAAGAAGACCCCTCAGAAAGAATTCAAAAATGGGCTTCCACAGCGTGCTATTGGCCATTCACAGATGCTGACCATTTCTTTTCCTTTGCTGAAAATGATTCTCTTTTTATTCTGTTGCTTTTctaattcatatatatattctgattaCTTGAATTCTAATAAAACAGTCATAACATGTCAATTCCACATCTAAAGGAAACCCTAAACATGAGATATTGTGGGTTTCTATTTTTGGTTGCGGTTTAAGCCGGAGCGCACTGGTATGACATGCTCATAATCATAATTCATATCACTATATCCAGGCTACGGTCTCCACAGCCATGCCTGAAAGAGATTACAGTATGGATTGAGATTAggtctttttttccttttaaattGCTGGTTTGATTTAGTAAATGTCTGGGGGATTATTACAAATGGAGATCCCTGTCTCACTTTACATCCTGTGCTCTAAGTTAATGTCTATTTTTGGCAATTAATACacttgcatttttatatttgtgcCTTAATGCTGCACATATGGACTGTGCAATTGAAATATAAATGTTGTGATGATTGTAGGATCAGTGTTATATACTGAACATTTTACTCTGTAAGCATCTAAAGAAAGCATATAAAAAGCATCTGGTCTGCATTTTTGCATTTCGTTTTATTACAAAAGGCATTGTgtgattataaataaaaaaaacttccaTAGTTCCAATGTTTCCATTGTGTAAGCTCTTTTGACTGAATCTGATATGAAATAATGCTGCACAAATTactaaagctacactatgtaaatCATAAAACTACAAGTTACTTCCGGAGGAACAATATTTTGATAATTGCGTTTTGAAAGAAAGACGGGTATGAAAAGTATGTCTAATGAGCAGGGATGTAATGCTGTTTTGTTAAACATTACAATCGGGCTGGGCAATGCTGACTGTTAAAATAGATTGCTATTCATATCAGACAAAGTCAAACAATGGATACTATACTGTATGGCTATAACTTTACTAGTAGGCTATTTATAGGCAAATCGAGCACAGTATGGAGGATGGTATTTTTACCAATTAATGTTTGGTGAACTCAGTCAATGCCCAGCAAATGTGATTATGCAAACTGAAACGTATTTCTGAAAAGCCAAACCGGTGTGgatttgtgttttattataagcagttactttattttttgtttgcaaTCTCTTCGGTTTAAGGTTAAATTGTTGTCTTTAAAGGGGGTATAATGCTGTTTCTGAGCTTTTTATACTGTTAAAGTCTTGGATTTCcatgctaaacatggacaaagtaaaaaaaaaaaataagttatgtGATATGTGTTTCTTCCGCCACACCGAGAGAGAGGCTGGACTCTACCACTCTGGAGTTGCCCATGGCGAGAGGCGGCGGCCTGGAGTGGGTTTGCTTATAGTACCCCAGCTCAGCCGCCATGTGTTGGAGTTCACCCCGGTGAACGAGAGGGTCGCTTCCCTGAGCCTTCGAGTCGGGGATAGGTCTCTCACTGTCATTTGTGCCTACGGGCCAAACGGCAGTGTAGAGTACCCGGTCCTCTTGGGGTCTTTGGGAGGGATGCTGGAAAGTGCTCCGACTGGAGACTTCATTGTTCTACTGGGGGACTTCACGTGGGCAGTGACAGGGACACCTGGAGGGGCGTGATTGGGAGGAACGGcccccctgatctgaacccgAGCGGTGTTCTGTTATTGGACTTTTTGTGCTAACCATGGCTTGTCCATAACGAACACCATGTTCAAGCATAAGGGTGTCCATCAgtgcacatggcaccaggacacCCTAGGCCGAAGGTCGATGATCGACTTTGTGGGCGTCTCATCTGACCTTCGGCCGTGTGTCTTGGACACTCGGGTGAAGAGAGGGCCGGAGCTGTCAACCGATCACTACCTGGTTGTGTTGGATCCGATGGCGGGGGAGGAAGCTGGACAGACTTGGCAGACACAAACCATACTGTGAGGGTCTGTTGGGAACATTTGGCTGAACCCCCTGTCAGAGAGAGCTTCAACTCCCAACAGAGGCAGAGCTTCAACCAGATCCCGAGAGAGTCTGGAGATATCGAGTCTGAATGGACCATGTTCTCCACATCCATTGTCGACGCGGCTGCTCGGAGCTGTGGCCGTAAGGTCATGGTCATCCATATCTGGATGTTCTTGATGTTAAGTTTTAGGTTGATAAAACTATATTACCAAGTCCAAGCAaagagtttttggtatttaaataATGGCATTATGTTTTTTGCTTGTTTACATTGATATGTTAAAAATGATATTCAGATTtgtgacaattttttttctaaaacactgctggtcaatTTCAGAAGTtctagcgatgctttcttttcccagaaagaatgtgaaacagtttttaaattaaaaaaaaatatatatataatttaaatagattttacacactaatcgCAATATCATATTGCATATCACATTATTAAACAAGTTATTGcatattgttatatttgttatactttgttctcaaattgttaatgtttaCTTTTCTGGAATACAATCCcccatcaaaataagttaaattatttcagctgctgtgagaaaatGCTATAAATGATCCTCCtcctgcagcatcctcacacCAATACTAGCCGGATTCCTTCTTTATGTGACGTAATGAAACAAAGAACGTCTCCATGCTTGAATTTCCCATGGAAAGCTACCAGTACCACTCATACAAGCTTACCATTGTGAATCGGGCTAAGGTAAGGAGgtagttttgaacactggctggtgtAATTGCAAAAATTGAAACCCCAAAAAAGTTACGGATTTAGGGATGACGCAAACACGCACGGAGAAACCTAGTTTCCTGCAAAATCCACCTCAACAtctcttaaatataaattattatagcCTTACTGTAGTAATTCAAGGTAACGCAAACTTATTACTCATTGAAATTGTTAATTTTATGTTCTTGCGTTacaatgttaaaatattttctaatCAGGATATCAATATAATGTTTAAAGAAAGACGTGAAAATgatctttttttgtaaaattaaatTGTTGACTTTGTAGTTAAAACTAAGTACATCTTCAAAAACACCAGACTTTGATGTGACTTTCtttaattaaaaacacatttttacaagaaatataCAACATGAAAATATACAGGACTAAAAACTACAGATTGACAAAGGAAACATACACAAGCACATACATGAGGGCAAAAATATTAAACGTTAATTTGCTTTGGTCTATTCACAGTGGTAACAACTTCAAAATAGATATTTTGCGTGtgtaaaaacaaatgtattgaatttgtcaataatattacaatatgACGAATATTTACATGTATTTTCATCCGGGGTGTGATTGACTTGTCAGGGAGTGATGCGCATGACAATGTCCAGGGGTGAAAGAGTTTTTTCTTACACTCATAACACTCAATGCTACAGAGTTGATGACAACAGGAGGGAGGATAACAAGGTGAGAAACtgtaattcatatttttattttctcaggTAGTCAAAATGGCCAGAAGCGACACAGGACCAGACCAATCACAAACAATAATCAATTCTGACCAATACTGAAATTAATCATTTGGCCTCAaatgaaaaatacaaaaaaatgatGGCATAAATAAAGTGTCTGTTTTACTGTAGAATCATGAGTATATcacattgttttatatatataaaaaaggaaGCACTGAGTAACGAATGTGTAAATGTATTTACCATACACCATTTAAAAGAATCTGGAAAATATCTAACAGATTATCTTTGGTTGAGATGGTGAAAATTAGACTTTATTGTCATTCGATTTTATCTGTCGTCCCTGATgccaaaaaatattgttttcgtGCAATGTTCTTGCCAATTTTCTACAACATGCTCAAAAATGCGATAATGCTGTATATTATTAACAGAGAAGGACATGATAAATACATGTGCGGTAAAATCCATGAGAATATAAAAGCACCAACTACTGTATGAAATACTATCGGAGCTGATGGCAAATGATCCCTCTGGAcaacagtgtgtgaaatatgcAATTCATATTTATTAAACCCACAAAGTTACCTGTGTTACCACAAAATAGCTTGAGGtgctatatataaaaataaacatcacATATATATGTAATTCTTCCtatcttttttgttttaaaggaTCTGTTCTGTAAAAACAACCGTTTATATTGTAtatatccctttaagaaaattaCCACACACATTTGATTAGTATTTCTTAGACTGTATGCAAATCTATTATGATATATGCATTCATCATCTATGTCATTACATTGCAGAATTGGTTGGAAAAACCAACCCACTGACCTGTGAAGCCATAACGTGACTCGACGCCAGACTGTCTGGCCACAGAAATGCTACGGTGACATGCACACATGCTATTCACTCTGTACAGTGTGCAAGGCAATactcaaaagaaaagaaaaatagatTTGCCTCTATATTCGCTAGTTATACCTGCTAATATATCatctaattataaaaataacacTTCTACATCAGTAATTAGTATCAAATGTAGTGTAAGCAGCGGGGCTGTGAGATGAGGTGACAATTTTTGCTGCATAGTGGAGTAAATGGCTGAGAAATGACACGGTTACTGAGTACTAAACACCAGCACGGCTAGAACACCACGAATTAGATAGAGACAAAACTGCAGCGTCTGTGACCTAACATGAGTGCCTCCAAGTCTCTTCCCATCAGAGTTAATGCTGGTACAATGGGCGAGGCGAGTATTGTGCTCTTTCCATTATAGGATATGATAAACTCCATGAAACCTTTAGCCTACATGCTGTATTTCTTCCTCCCAGTTCTTCGATCTCATAGCCATTTCAGTATTTTTCTTTGCAGAGACTTTTTTCAGTTGAActtatgaaaatattttaatcaatgCTGCCAAGTGCCAATCAattttaattaagtattaaaatcAAATGCAAATAACTGCATACATTAATGTTTACTGAGAAAAAAATGTTGCAGGCGAGTAAAGTATTGATAAGACCATTTaatatatttagatttttttttcttcttaagcCCATCATTGGTCTACGGTCCACAACAACTCGTTTAGCAATTGCGTTTGTCAATCTGTCCAAGGTAGTTCACAAAGGACGTATTCTAGTGTTCTCTCTACTACACTACAAACTATCCTGTCTTTGGCCGTTATGTCTCATCTTGCTTTTTGTTTCAACAGCTTGTACTTCAAAGAAGTAAaactttggggaaaaacatCAAGCTCTGCATTCTGTTCAAAAGTGTAGTTATGTTTCTCAACTTAAAAACACGTCTTTTGTGAACTTCTGTGAACTTTTTGTTCAACTTTTGTGAACTTTAAAAAAACGTAATTACAGCCCTAGTTCTACTAGAGAGGTTTTTCGGCAACGAAGCACCATTTTTGAGGACATCCATCCCTTTCTCAATGGCATCGATTAACTGTTGTTCACAGTCATTTTACATTCATCTGTAGTCCCTTACAGGTTTCCGAGGCAGGAAGAGATCATAAAGATGTCTAAATACAAACATTCCATGTTTTATTGACCTCTGCGGACATCACAACAATAACTTGCCTTGAACCTTGAAGTCTTTTTGAAATAGTGTAGAGAAGCATGCCAAATCTCACGGCAGAAGGACTGTACTCCTCACACAAGCACAGTGGAGATTCATTTTGTGAGGGCAGAGTAAGATGTGGTTAGATTTCGGTGGCAGTGATCTCCTCGAAATGGATCTCGTTGCTACGCATGTCAAACTCCTCCATGTCCCTGTTCTCCAGCTCCAGACTAAGTTCCCTCATCACACGCTCCAGGTCTCGGTTTCTGCGGTACATCTGGATGTAGTTCTGCTGCAGCTGCTTCTGGTAACGGATCACCTTGTCTTTCTCCTCTTGCCACACCCTGCGTTCCTCGTCAAAGCCCTCCAGCTGGTCCTCGCTCCGCCGCCTCTCGTACATCAGCTCTGCCCGAAGTCGGTCCACCTGCTGACGAAGACCATGAAGCACATCCACGCTCTGGCGTTGCACCTTCGCTTCATCACTCTCGTATGCTAGAAGCTGCTCTTCACTGCTCTTGTCCCGGAAAGCGGGGCTGATCCCGTGAATGATCGCCCCACGGCATTGGGGCAAGGGCAAGCTCATGCATTGGCCTTTAGAAGGTAGAGCTTGGGACATGGGCACCGCCAAAGCCTCTTTAAGACGGGTGCACTCTTCCTCCAAACGGCCCACCTTCTCCCGCAGGAGCTCCGCTTCACTCTTACGGCGCTGTAGCTCATTCTCACAAACCTCCAGCTCGAGTGTGCGAGTGCGGGCTGTGGCGTGGGCTTCCTGCGAGCGAGTCTGGCTAGCTTGAAGCTCAGAACGAGCCTCTCTCAACTGGGCCTTCAAAGCAACAATCTCGCTGGCCTTCTGACCAAGATCTGCCTGCAAGTCTTTCAGCTGCTGCTTCAGCAGAGAGATCTCACCTGACTTCTGACACACCTGCGAGACAGAAACATCCTGTTTCATTGAATGTATTAATTAATCATTGCTAGATCCACATGGTTAAAATAGTCTTACCTCCCACTTTGTCTCTTCCAGACGAGGACCTAGTTGAGTCTGCTCCCTCTCAAAAGAGGCACATCTCTTCTCCAATGCCTCCCGTTCTTGTAGCAGTTGGGAGAAGTCCTCCTGTAATTTCTTCTTCTCCTGTTGCAGCTGAAACACCTGCAACTGCAGAACCTGTTGCGCCCGTTGTGCCTTCAGCTGCACCTGCTTCATCTTCGATGCACAGCTCTGCCGAAGGTCCTCCAACTCTTGCTCACAGCGCTTCTGTTTCTCCTCATACACCTGCGTGGAGAAGACACATGATTTGACTTGCGTTGCATCCACTGTAACTGACACTAATAACTGGAAGAAAACGAGATTATCACCTGACAGATGGCTGCCTCATTCTCATCCAGGTTATCCCTAAGTTGCTGCAGCTCCAGGTCTCTTTCTCTCAGCTTCTCCTCAAGCTCCCGAATGACACCTTCATAACCTTCTCCTGGAGCTGGGGAGCGGCCACACGATCCGCTGTCTGAGAGGGGCTGGCCACGCCCACTTAAAGACCCTGTACTCTTACTCGATGATGACCGACCGCTGTCGGAGTTGGAGTGTCCGTGGCCACCGCCGGAGCGTGTGGTTTCCATGTGCCCAGTGGGAACTTCATTCTGTGCCAGGCTGTACCCTGTGCTGCTGTAAGTGGGTAGGCTGGAGAGGGAGTTGCGGCCTGAGTCGGACATAGTGCAGGACTGGCTACTTCGTGCGTTGCGCCCCCCACTGTAAGAGTTGCGCTTTTCCTGACAGCCCAACCCGGCTCCATTGGCTGGAAGTAAGAGGTTCAGGCTGCCTTGGCTTTCGGATAGACTGCCCCCTGACCGTGGAGACAGGTACTGCACAGAGTTGCGATTCTTGGGCACGACAGGCTTAAAGGCAGTGGGACGGATCAGTATCTTCTCCATGCTCTGTAATCAGAAGTAAATGGTTAATGTGACTTAATTAAaaccatttatttgatcaaaatacagtaaaagtttatttattcctatgatagcaaagctgaattttcagtagccATTAGTCTCCTCTTCAGTGTCAAATGATCCTGCAGAAatgattctaatatgctgattgggTTCTCAAGAAACATAttgtattatcaatgttgaaaataattGTGCTGCTTAAACTTTTTGTGGAAAGGGATCAATTCTTCTCCGAATTCTTtcatgaatagaaagttaaaaagaacataTTTAATTAGGAACACTAGAAATGtccttactgtcacttttgatcaatttaatgtgtatttgtattcatttatttaaaaaaaaaaaaaatcttgctgATCACAAATTTTTTAACGGTATCTGCACAATAAAAAGCTAAAGCATGAAGCCACCAACATCTATTAGTGTAACTGAGGTGTCATTGGTTAAATGTGCACTGTAAGTGATGGCACATTGATGCATTGCAGTGATTCATTGCTCCTCAATCAATAGAAATGAATAGCCAATTAGATGTACTACTCACTGTGTGAAATA
This window encodes:
- the lzts2a gene encoding leucine zipper putative tumor suppressor 2a, whose translation is MALVQALPVPTDHPNPSADVQQCCSVSHSPSVAVAGTMGSVSSLISGRTYQERHCRAVSDFGAKYRKPTPAISCFRQQEGTLRSTSSQEQLLTSQPPLPAKNKSTALISAGNGNYGYLSDEPVGDWNDNHVTTRSPCSDTEEPPDNRGMNGNIGGPPPKLVPVSGRLEKSMEKILIRPTAFKPVVPKNRNSVQYLSPRSGGSLSESQGSLNLLLPANGAGLGCQEKRNSYSGGRNARSSQSCTMSDSGRNSLSSLPTYSSTGYSLAQNEVPTGHMETTRSGGGHGHSNSDSGRSSSSKSTGSLSGRGQPLSDSGSCGRSPAPGEGYEGVIRELEEKLRERDLELQQLRDNLDENEAAICQVYEEKQKRCEQELEDLRQSCASKMKQVQLKAQRAQQVLQLQVFQLQQEKKKLQEDFSQLLQEREALEKRCASFEREQTQLGPRLEETKWEVCQKSGEISLLKQQLKDLQADLGQKASEIVALKAQLREARSELQASQTRSQEAHATARTRTLELEVCENELQRRKSEAELLREKVGRLEEECTRLKEALAVPMSQALPSKGQCMSLPLPQCRGAIIHGISPAFRDKSSEEQLLAYESDEAKVQRQSVDVLHGLRQQVDRLRAELMYERRRSEDQLEGFDEERRVWQEEKDKVIRYQKQLQQNYIQMYRRNRDLERVMRELSLELENRDMEEFDMRSNEIHFEEITATEI